Proteins found in one Plasmodium gaboni strain SY75 chromosome 13, whole genome shotgun sequence genomic segment:
- a CDS encoding early transcribed membrane protein 13 — protein MKVSKLVLFTHIFFIINILCQYISLNASKINIKGIKTQENKKKNIKKIDKSIEEQNKRKKIIYYSLIASGAIASVAAILGLGYYAYKNSQEDDFYYNKYLKYRNGKYNIKYQDGAIASTSEFYIEPEGINKVNLNKPIIENNNNVDVSIKKYNNFVDIARVSIQKHFESLSNDQKDSHVNNIEYMQKFVQGLQENRNISLSKYQENKAVMDLQYHLQKVYANYLSQEGN, from the coding sequence ATGAAGGTTTCTAAATTAGTCTTGTTTACGcacatattttttattataaatatcttatgtcaatatatttctttaaatgcatcaaaaataaatataaaggGTATAAAAACacaagaaaataaaaaaaaaaatattaaaaaaattgataaATCTATagaagaacaaaataaaaggaagaaaataatttattattcattgATAGCATCTGGAGCAATTGCATCGGTTGCGGCAATATTGGGATTAGGATATTATgcatataaaaattcaCAAGAAGatgatttttattataataaatatttaaaatatagaaatggaaaatacaatataaaatatcaaGATGGAGCTATAGCAAGTACTAGTGAATTTTATATAGAACCTGAAGGAATAAATAAAGTGAACTTAAATAAACCTAtaattgaaaataataataatgtagATGTGTCaattaagaaatataataattttgtagATATAGCACGTGTTAGTATACAAAAACATTTTGAAAGTTTATCAAATGATCAAAAGGATTCTcatgtaaataatatagaatatATGCAAAAATTTGTTCAAGGATTACAAgaaaatagaaatatatcTCTATCAAAATATCAAGAAAATAAAGCTGTTATGGATTTACAATATCATTTACAAAAAGTTTATGCAAATTATTTATCTCAAGAAGGGAACTAA
- a CDS encoding putative exported protein (Plasmodium exported protein, unknown function), whose product MKYFNVYIYVIFLLIIIKNEVVKGQRLNRRNESKKEPKVPDEVDYITMNSFISPEENRKLAYGKVQNTNEKFKKIEKAKHKLRDQLYVFLAGLGMLLLKQTVMLCFKIVNRQMKLAKRKKKS is encoded by the exons atgaaatattttaatgtatatatttatgtaatatttttgttaattattataaaaaacGAAGTAGTAAAAGGTCAAAGATTAAATAGACGCAATGAGTCAAAAAAAG aaCCAAAAGTACCTGATGAGGTTGACTATATAACAATGAATAGTTTTATTTCACCTGAAGAAAATAGAAAATTAGCTTATGGCAAGGTTCAAAatacaaatgaaaaatttaaaaaaatagaaaaagCTAAACATAAACTTAGAGATCAGTTATATGTGTTCTTGGCTGGATTAGGTATGcttttattaaaacaaaCTGTTATGTTATGTTTTAAAATTGTAAATCGTCAAATGAAATTAGcaaaaagaaagaaaaaatcataa
- a CDS encoding putative membrane protein (conserved Plasmodium membrane protein, unknown function), translating to MEQTQTNRVVETSQGLKKDSHFFFGEGGTLVRFVIIVVDIIMSINLLIDMNISCDGYLRLWVIGALLLSFFLFSFIERIQRHLKENKGFFSEVVLMLICFLWTFFGTIQINKSGACQKNAPNLFWTVFTLVTIIWCSIIGLILSLMIITIGSFFIVRSKLTKI from the exons atggagCAAACACAAACGAATAGAGTTGTTGAGACTAGCCAAGGTTTGAAAAAGGACAgtcattttttttttggag agGGG GGTACATTAGTACGATTTGTAATTATTGTTGTGGATATTATAATGTCgataaatttattaatagaCATGAATATTAGCTGTGATGGATATTTAC GCCTTTGGGTTATAGGAGCTCTCCTATTa agtttttttttattttctttcattGAAAGAATTCAAAGACATTTAAAGGAAAACAAAGga TTTTTCTCTGAGGTTGTTTTAATGCTTATATGTTTTCTATGGACCTTTTTTGGGACTATTCAA ATTAATAAATCTGGTGCTTGCCAGAAAAATGCACCAAACTTATTTTGGACTGTGTTTACCTTGGTTACTATTATTTG GTGTTCCATAATTGGACTAATTTTAAGTCTTATGATTATAACAATA ggctcattttttattgtcCGTTCTAAATTgacaaaaatataa